In Parasphingorhabdus halotolerans, a single window of DNA contains:
- a CDS encoding 2Fe-2S iron-sulfur cluster-binding protein produces MPTIHVTGRDGEEKAVTVDSGMSAMEAIRDNGFDELLALCGGCCSCATCHVHVAEDWKAKLPAMSEDEDDLLESSDHRNEFSRLSCQIELSDDMDGLKLRIAEED; encoded by the coding sequence ATGCCAACCATTCATGTGACAGGCCGCGATGGCGAAGAAAAAGCAGTAACCGTCGATAGCGGTATGAGCGCGATGGAAGCGATCCGCGACAACGGTTTTGATGAGCTACTTGCATTGTGCGGCGGCTGCTGTTCCTGCGCTACATGCCATGTGCATGTGGCTGAGGACTGGAAAGCCAAACTGCCCGCAATGAGCGAAGACGAAGATGACCTGCTGGAAAGCAGCGATCACCGAAACGAATTTTCACGACTCAGCTGCCAGATTGAATTGAGCGATGATATGGACGGCCTGAAATTGCGGATTGCTGAAGAGGACTGA
- a CDS encoding integration host factor subunit alpha: protein MSYSSTLTRADLSDTMNRQVGLSRADSAVMVESILDHMIEALIDGQNVKISGFGTFVLRDKGERTGRNPKTGVEVPIAPRRVLTFRASQTMRDRIIAAD from the coding sequence ATGAGCTATTCGAGCACCCTGACCAGAGCAGATCTTTCGGACACGATGAACCGGCAAGTGGGCCTTTCCCGCGCCGATAGCGCGGTGATGGTCGAGTCCATTCTCGATCATATGATCGAAGCCCTTATTGACGGGCAGAATGTGAAAATTTCCGGTTTTGGCACGTTTGTTTTGCGCGACAAGGGCGAACGTACCGGACGTAATCCAAAAACGGGCGTTGAAGTCCCGATCGCACCGCGCCGGGTGCTGACATTCCGCGCCAGCCAGACCATGCGCGACCGCATCATTGCTGCGGATTAA
- a CDS encoding MerR family transcriptional regulator produces the protein MMKDSGAFRTIGELSKELKIKPHILRYWEDQFAMLQPLKRAGSRRHYRPEDVEMVKTINRLLHEEGYTIKGARKFLTSRKNQPTTIAEAPAMATSTASALPMTGPGTEDNSLIVKELKSIRDRLSSALNEA, from the coding sequence ATGATGAAAGATAGCGGTGCCTTCCGAACCATCGGAGAACTCTCCAAAGAGTTAAAGATCAAGCCCCATATCTTGCGCTACTGGGAGGACCAGTTTGCTATGCTCCAGCCCTTGAAGCGGGCCGGGTCGCGGCGGCACTATCGCCCGGAAGATGTTGAGATGGTGAAGACGATCAACCGCCTGCTCCATGAAGAAGGCTATACGATCAAAGGCGCGCGCAAGTTTCTTACATCGCGCAAGAACCAGCCGACAACAATTGCCGAAGCCCCGGCGATGGCAACTTCCACTGCATCTGCCTTACCGATGACTGGTCCGGGGACGGAAGACAACAGCCTGATTGTGAAAGAACTAAAGTCCATCCGCGACCGGCTGTCGAGCGCGCTTAACGAGGCTTAG
- the rlmB gene encoding 23S rRNA (guanosine(2251)-2'-O)-methyltransferase RlmB yields MARKNRSIKKTGSGLKFWGRHAIEAALENPRRVVKKISGTREALAGLDLPTDLSVVYCDVADLGRVVPREAPHQGMVADVDPLPDIWLGDMLDAASESGRPILLLDQVTDPHNVGAILRSAAAFDSAAIVTQDRHAPPESGTVAKSASGALEIVPWVRVVNLSRALDEIAEAGYWRIGLDGDAEQTLGETMGQSKLALVMGAEGEGLRQNVAAHCDTLARLPMSQRMESLNVSNAAAIALYAEYTRSKED; encoded by the coding sequence ATGGCAAGAAAAAACAGATCAATCAAGAAAACCGGCAGCGGCCTTAAATTCTGGGGGCGTCACGCGATAGAGGCGGCACTCGAAAACCCCCGCCGGGTGGTAAAAAAAATATCGGGAACGCGAGAAGCGCTTGCAGGGCTGGATCTGCCGACTGACCTTTCGGTGGTCTATTGCGATGTCGCTGATCTTGGACGGGTGGTTCCGCGAGAGGCGCCGCATCAGGGCATGGTTGCCGATGTTGATCCGTTGCCGGATATCTGGCTCGGCGACATGCTGGACGCTGCGAGTGAATCCGGACGCCCGATATTGCTGCTCGACCAGGTGACTGACCCGCATAATGTCGGCGCGATTTTGCGCTCGGCAGCGGCCTTTGATTCTGCTGCGATTGTGACGCAGGACCGACATGCACCGCCGGAATCAGGAACGGTGGCGAAATCAGCATCGGGCGCGCTGGAAATCGTGCCGTGGGTGCGGGTGGTCAATCTGTCCCGTGCGCTCGATGAAATCGCTGAGGCGGGCTATTGGCGTATCGGGCTGGACGGTGATGCAGAGCAAACGCTTGGCGAAACGATGGGCCAAAGCAAGCTGGCGCTGGTGATGGGCGCGGAAGGCGAGGGTCTGCGCCAGAATGTCGCGGCTCATTGTGATACGCTGGCGAGACTGCCTATGAGCCAGCGCATGGAGAGCCTGAATGTGTCCAATGCGGCTGCCATCGCGCTCTATGCGGAGTATACCCGAAGCAAGGAGGATTAG
- a CDS encoding thioesterase family protein, translating to MTDKKIQPVALARLLSQCGKGGGENPIDLPQSWTQGRTAFGGLSAALAYQAASQIEDDLPGLRSAQIAFVGPLFGRLTAETEMLRRGKSTAFVGSNIFGDKGLGLHCSFVFAAQRDTAVTTSDMIKPDFPPFPDGADLHSGPPQFFTSNMEYVGKRIDTSIKTNHLTRWMRLKQREDLNIVAELLCMGDSLPPSLMGLLDQNAMVSSMNWQINIIADEIHTADGWWLIDSHTHHADHGASSQYMSMWNSEKELIATGMQSVAYYA from the coding sequence ATGACCGACAAAAAAATACAGCCCGTAGCTCTGGCAAGACTCCTCTCGCAATGCGGTAAAGGTGGGGGAGAGAATCCGATAGACTTGCCGCAAAGCTGGACGCAGGGGCGCACGGCCTTTGGCGGCTTGTCAGCGGCGCTCGCCTATCAGGCCGCCAGCCAGATTGAGGATGACCTGCCCGGTTTGCGCTCTGCTCAGATCGCATTTGTCGGCCCGCTGTTTGGAAGGCTGACGGCAGAAACCGAGATGCTCCGCCGCGGCAAAAGCACTGCCTTTGTCGGATCAAACATCTTTGGTGACAAGGGCCTTGGTCTGCATTGCAGTTTTGTCTTCGCCGCGCAGCGCGATACGGCAGTCACGACCTCGGATATGATAAAGCCGGATTTTCCACCCTTCCCCGACGGCGCGGATCTGCATAGTGGACCACCGCAGTTTTTCACGTCCAATATGGAATATGTTGGCAAGCGGATTGATACCAGTATTAAAACAAACCACCTGACCCGCTGGATGCGATTGAAGCAACGCGAGGACCTCAATATCGTAGCTGAATTGCTGTGCATGGGAGACAGTCTGCCACCATCCCTGATGGGCTTGCTCGACCAGAACGCGATGGTGAGTTCGATGAACTGGCAGATCAATATTATTGCCGATGAAATCCATACCGCAGATGGCTGGTGGTTAATCGATTCCCACACGCACCATGCTGATCATGGCGCGAGCAGCCAATATATGAGCATGTGGAATAGCGAGAAAGAGCTCATCGCAACCGGTATGCAGAGCGTCGCTTATTATGCTTGA